Proteins co-encoded in one uncultured Draconibacterium sp. genomic window:
- a CDS encoding alpha/beta hydrolase-fold protein, whose amino-acid sequence MKKITSLLLPILVVILSFGAHAQIGQAPAGFDVLRSSIPHGKIDTVVYASKTVGAERTTLVYTPPGYSAEKNYPVLYLLHGIGGDEFEWLKNGHPEVILDNLYADGKVEPMIVVLPNGRAMKDDRATGNIYSADKVEAFANFENDLLNDLIPFIENKYPVIADREHRAIAGLSMGGGQSLNFGLGNLDVFASVGGFSSAPNTKSPEELVPNPEETKKQLKLLFISCGDKDGLFNFSKRTHDYVSENNIDHYFYVIPEGQHDFKVWKDSLYNFAQFVFK is encoded by the coding sequence ATGAAAAAAATTACATCCTTATTACTTCCAATTCTTGTTGTTATTCTCAGTTTTGGAGCACATGCGCAGATTGGCCAGGCTCCGGCCGGATTTGATGTATTGCGTAGTTCCATTCCACATGGAAAAATAGATACAGTAGTATACGCCTCAAAAACAGTCGGTGCCGAACGAACCACGCTTGTTTATACACCTCCCGGATATTCTGCCGAAAAAAACTACCCTGTTCTTTACCTTTTACACGGAATTGGTGGCGACGAGTTTGAATGGCTGAAAAATGGTCATCCTGAGGTTATATTGGATAACCTGTATGCCGATGGAAAAGTGGAGCCTATGATTGTGGTGTTGCCAAACGGTCGCGCAATGAAAGATGATCGTGCTACAGGTAATATTTACAGTGCCGACAAAGTTGAAGCATTTGCCAATTTTGAAAATGATCTTCTAAACGATTTGATTCCATTCATCGAGAATAAATACCCTGTTATTGCTGATCGTGAACACCGCGCCATTGCCGGTTTGTCGATGGGAGGCGGACAATCGCTGAATTTTGGATTAGGAAATCTGGATGTGTTTGCTTCAGTAGGCGGTTTTTCTTCTGCACCAAATACGAAAAGTCCCGAAGAGTTGGTCCCCAATCCGGAAGAGACTAAAAAGCAATTGAAACTGTTGTTTATTTCATGTGGAGATAAAGACGGATTATTCAATTTTAGCAAACGAACACATGATTACGTAAGCGAAAACAACATTGACCATTACTTTTACGTGATTCCGGAAGGTCAACACGATTTTAAAGTATGGAAGGACAGCTTATACAATTTTGCTCAGTTCGTTTTCAAATAG
- a CDS encoding glycoside hydrolase family 97 catalytic domain-containing protein — translation MRTNKILTTGLLLLSAVAAFAQQMIVVSPNQKIKVELSKSESSAFSAWFLKVDYRADENFTPVIPEIDLGLIRNDQDFSKLTLTKVEPGKLVNEDYTAIHGKRLHRKNTANEVSFCFENENESKLNVVVRAWNDGVTFRYEFPEKEGDFVIQDELTAYSIRNKTKRWLEEFDLSNERLYANSDSAAVQQNWSYPALFETSGTDCWYLIHEADVDRSYCATKLSNNRVAEQYKVTLPQPGEGEGEALPQITLPWKSPWRVIIIGSLADVVESTLVDDVSKPSVLENTDWIKPGVASWNYWSHNHGTKDFKTVCEFADLAAEMSWPYTLLDWEWDQMGNGGNLEDALDYIHSLGVKPLMWYNSGMFKWITATPVDRMKTREKRVAEFAKLKELGVYGVKIDFFLSEKQYMIDYYLDILEDAAQFNIMVYFHGCLVPRGWQRTYPHLMTYEGVRGAEWYNNGPEFTSAAPEHNNVLPYTRNVVGSMDYTPVTFTNSQYPHITSYAHELALSVVFESGIQHFADRPEGFRNLPDAARTFLKEVPVVWDDTKLLDGYPGKFTVIARKKAGNWYVGGINSAGRRERQQALDFSFLPDGKRYRLTLIADGEHDKAFSTKYMVVDNTSSVNVEMLRRGGFAAVLKLIND, via the coding sequence ATGCGAACCAATAAAATTCTAACGACCGGACTATTACTATTATCTGCTGTTGCTGCTTTTGCACAACAAATGATTGTTGTATCTCCTAATCAGAAAATAAAAGTCGAGCTCTCAAAGTCGGAAAGCAGTGCTTTTTCAGCTTGGTTTTTAAAAGTAGATTACCGGGCTGATGAGAATTTTACTCCTGTTATCCCCGAAATCGATTTGGGATTAATTCGCAACGACCAGGATTTCTCAAAGTTGACTCTAACAAAGGTTGAACCAGGCAAATTAGTCAACGAAGATTATACCGCCATACACGGAAAACGTTTACACCGAAAAAATACTGCCAACGAAGTTTCCTTCTGTTTTGAAAATGAAAATGAATCGAAACTGAATGTGGTCGTTCGGGCATGGAACGATGGAGTTACTTTTCGTTACGAATTTCCTGAAAAAGAAGGTGATTTTGTTATTCAGGATGAGTTAACAGCCTACTCAATTCGCAATAAAACAAAACGCTGGTTGGAAGAATTCGATCTTTCAAATGAACGACTTTATGCCAACAGCGACAGTGCTGCTGTTCAGCAAAACTGGTCGTATCCGGCACTTTTCGAAACTTCGGGAACCGATTGCTGGTACCTCATTCATGAAGCTGATGTGGATAGAAGCTATTGTGCAACAAAACTGAGCAACAACCGTGTTGCCGAACAATATAAAGTTACACTTCCTCAGCCCGGAGAAGGCGAAGGCGAAGCATTGCCACAAATTACCCTCCCCTGGAAATCGCCCTGGCGCGTGATTATAATTGGTAGCCTTGCAGATGTGGTTGAATCGACCTTGGTAGACGATGTTTCAAAACCATCAGTTCTTGAAAATACCGATTGGATAAAACCCGGTGTGGCATCGTGGAATTACTGGTCGCACAACCACGGCACAAAAGATTTTAAAACCGTTTGCGAATTTGCCGATCTGGCTGCCGAAATGAGCTGGCCATATACCTTGCTCGATTGGGAATGGGATCAAATGGGAAACGGCGGCAACTTGGAAGATGCGCTCGATTATATTCATTCGTTGGGAGTAAAACCACTGATGTGGTATAACTCGGGAATGTTTAAGTGGATTACTGCAACTCCCGTCGACCGAATGAAAACCCGTGAAAAACGTGTGGCAGAATTTGCCAAACTTAAAGAACTGGGTGTTTACGGAGTGAAAATTGATTTCTTTTTAAGCGAGAAACAATATATGATCGACTACTACCTCGATATTTTGGAGGATGCAGCGCAGTTTAATATCATGGTATATTTTCACGGGTGTTTGGTGCCGCGTGGCTGGCAGCGAACGTATCCGCACCTGATGACATACGAGGGAGTTCGTGGTGCCGAGTGGTACAACAACGGCCCTGAATTTACGAGTGCCGCTCCCGAACACAATAATGTATTGCCTTACACAAGAAATGTTGTCGGGTCGATGGATTATACCCCGGTAACATTTACTAACTCGCAGTATCCGCATATTACTTCTTATGCACACGAATTGGCACTGAGTGTTGTGTTTGAATCGGGCATTCAGCATTTTGCCGATCGCCCCGAAGGATTTCGAAATTTACCCGATGCTGCACGTACCTTCTTAAAAGAAGTTCCGGTGGTTTGGGACGATACAAAGTTGCTTGACGGTTATCCCGGGAAGTTTACGGTTATCGCACGCAAAAAAGCCGGTAACTGGTATGTTGGCGGTATTAATTCAGCAGGAAGAAGAGAACGGCAGCAAGCGCTAGACTTTAGTTTTCTGCCAGATGGAAAACGGTACCGCTTAACATTAATTGCTGATGGAGAACACGATAAAGCTTTTTCTACAAAGTATATGGTTGTTGATAATACCAGTTCCGTAAATGTTGAAATGCTTCGAAGAGGTGGATTTGCCGCCGTACTTAAACTAATTAATGACTGA
- a CDS encoding glycoside hydrolase family 43 protein: protein MKKRIFIPSLISQLTVLAMLFTFGASGAQATKKAKSTNAPVFSNFVYQGDDDVYKNYPLADDEFYNPILQGCYPDPAITRKGDDYYLVCSSFAMFPGVPIFHSKDLVNWTDLGGVLDNPETFDTHDCGISAGVYAPGITYNPYNDTFYMITTAFTGGLNNIIVKTKDPKKGWGDPIKLAFGGIDPSIFFDDDGKAYIVHNDAPERGKELYNGHRVIKVWEYDVEKDQVIEGTDKVIVNGGVDLAKKPIWIEAPHLYKKDGKYYLMCAEGGTGGWHSEVIFKSDSPTGPFIPAPSNPILTQRHFPKERENKVDWAGHADVVEGPNGQWYGVFLAVRPNEEQRVNTGRETFILPVDWSGEFPVFVNGLVPMEPKLDMPKGVENKTGEDGFFPNGNFTYEEDFSSKDLDKRWIGLRGPREAFIEKAKDGVKINPFEANVKEVKPTSTLFYRQMHNTFSYAATLDYKPESEKDLAGIVALQSENANYVFGITKKGEDYVLVLQRNFKQRFRREMDSKVIASTKIDISKPVRLQVSAKGDKYDFAYAVDGADFETLGGTVSGDILSTDVAGGFTGCLLGLYATSANDALPQ from the coding sequence ATGAAGAAAAGAATTTTTATACCGAGTTTAATTTCTCAGCTAACCGTTTTAGCCATGTTGTTTACTTTTGGGGCTAGTGGTGCTCAGGCCACAAAAAAAGCTAAAAGCACAAATGCCCCCGTGTTTTCCAATTTTGTTTATCAAGGCGATGATGATGTTTATAAAAATTACCCACTGGCCGATGATGAGTTCTACAACCCTATTTTACAAGGTTGTTACCCCGATCCGGCAATAACCCGCAAAGGCGATGATTATTATTTGGTTTGTTCGTCATTTGCCATGTTTCCGGGAGTTCCCATTTTTCATTCAAAAGATTTGGTAAACTGGACCGACCTTGGAGGCGTACTTGATAATCCCGAAACATTCGATACACACGATTGTGGTATTAGTGCAGGTGTTTATGCTCCGGGAATTACTTACAACCCATATAACGATACTTTTTACATGATTACCACTGCATTTACAGGTGGTTTGAATAACATTATCGTAAAAACAAAAGATCCTAAAAAAGGATGGGGAGATCCTATAAAGTTGGCTTTCGGAGGTATCGATCCGTCGATTTTCTTCGATGACGATGGTAAAGCATATATTGTTCATAATGATGCTCCTGAACGTGGAAAAGAATTGTACAACGGTCACCGTGTAATCAAGGTTTGGGAATACGATGTTGAAAAAGACCAGGTTATTGAAGGAACAGACAAAGTTATCGTAAACGGAGGTGTTGATTTGGCCAAAAAACCAATATGGATTGAGGCTCCACACCTTTACAAAAAAGATGGAAAATATTACCTGATGTGCGCCGAAGGTGGAACAGGCGGCTGGCACAGCGAAGTTATCTTCAAAAGCGACAGTCCAACCGGACCATTTATTCCGGCTCCAAGCAACCCTATTTTAACGCAACGTCACTTCCCAAAAGAAAGAGAGAATAAAGTAGATTGGGCAGGTCATGCTGATGTTGTTGAAGGACCAAATGGCCAATGGTACGGTGTTTTCCTTGCAGTTCGCCCTAACGAAGAACAACGCGTAAATACAGGTCGCGAAACCTTTATTTTACCGGTTGATTGGTCAGGAGAATTCCCTGTGTTTGTTAACGGACTTGTTCCAATGGAACCCAAATTGGATATGCCAAAAGGTGTAGAGAATAAAACAGGCGAAGACGGCTTTTTCCCCAATGGAAACTTCACTTATGAAGAAGATTTTTCGTCAAAAGATCTGGATAAGCGTTGGATTGGCCTGCGCGGACCACGCGAAGCATTTATCGAAAAAGCAAAAGATGGTGTAAAAATCAATCCTTTTGAGGCCAATGTGAAAGAGGTAAAACCAACTTCAACATTGTTTTATCGTCAAATGCACAACACTTTCTCGTATGCTGCTACTCTGGATTATAAACCTGAATCAGAAAAAGATTTAGCCGGAATTGTGGCATTACAAAGCGAAAATGCGAACTATGTATTTGGAATTACCAAAAAAGGCGAGGATTATGTTTTGGTATTACAACGCAATTTTAAACAACGTTTCCGTCGTGAAATGGATTCGAAAGTAATTGCCAGTACTAAAATTGATATCAGCAAACCGGTGCGTTTGCAGGTTTCGGCAAAAGGAGATAAGTATGACTTTGCTTATGCTGTTGATGGAGCCGATTTTGAAACCCTTGGAGGAACTGTATCGGGAGATATTCTTTCTACGGATGTAGCTGGTGGTTTTACTGGTTGTTTACTGGGCTTGTATGCAACTTCGGCCAACGACGCGCTACCTCAATAA